In the Meiothermus sp. Pnk-1 genome, GGCGCTTCGGAGGCCGGGTGGCCCTCGACCTGGGGATGCGGCGGAGGGGCCTCGAGCGGGCCTTCGCTGCGCTCAAGGAGCGCCTGCCGGAGCTGCCCGAAAACCTGCTCGAGCGCAGCCGGGAAGCCGAGGGTTGGGGGAAGGCTGAGGTCAGGCGGGTTTTCCGCGCGTAGAACAGGAAAGGGGGGTTCTTGCCCCCCTTTTCTCCATCCATATTGATTTACGGGGGCAAGAAAGCTACCACCACGGCGCGGCCATCACGTGCCCCGGCTCGAGGCCAAGGCCCGCCAGCTTCCCCCGCAGGCTTGCGGCCTTGCGCGGGGTGGGAGCCCCCCAGCGCTGCCCCACGAAGCGCAGGGCGAAGGCCTCGACCTTGCGGGCGAGCTGGGCCACGGAGTAGCTGCCCGCGTCGTACTCGACGGCGATAGGCCCCTCCGGGGCGTACCAGTAGGCGTCGGGTTGCTCGCGGTAGTGGATGCGGTGGGTGTCGGTGCGCCAGGAGGAGGGCGGCACCCCCAGGATATGCCGCATCTCGCCCACCCCGGCCAGGTGGCGCAGCAGGGGCGGCCCCAGCCGGGCGACCCAGAGGTAGGGGGTGAAAAAGCGCACCTCGAGGAGCCGGTTGGCGTGGTGGGAGGGGTTCAAGACCGCCCGCACCACGTGCAACCCCATGGCGTGGGCTTCCCTTTCCGAGGGCGTCACTCCGTAGTGGCGCATCAGTTGGCCCTCGCTGAGGGCCAGGTCGCAGCCCAGGGCCAGGCGGATGCACTCGAGGGCCTCCTGACGCTCACCTCCCCGCAGGACTTTGGCTTGCATCCGGTACAACAAGGATCACCACCTCCGTTCCTTTGTCGGCCTGGGCCACCCGCACCACCGCCTTCTTGTCCTGCTGGAGGGC is a window encoding:
- a CDS encoding replication-relaxation family protein; protein product: MQAKVLRGGERQEALECIRLALGCDLALSEGQLMRHYGVTPSEREAHAMGLHVVRAVLNPSHHANRLLEVRFFTPYLWVARLGPPLLRHLAGVGEMRHILGVPPSSWRTDTHRIHYREQPDAYWYAPEGPIAVEYDAGSYSVAQLARKVEAFALRFVGQRWGAPTPRKAASLRGKLAGLGLEPGHVMAAPWW